Proteins from a single region of Gossypium arboreum isolate Shixiya-1 chromosome 1, ASM2569848v2, whole genome shotgun sequence:
- the LOC108483561 gene encoding peptidyl-prolyl cis-trans isomerase FKBP18, chloroplastic isoform X2 yields MGSASATILHRWILDFHKLIFCPKCTANQTLNTNQLVVSVPISRRSAILLSSVPTLNLIPLPHFSEAGARERRNKKTIPIEDYLTTPEGLKYYDIVEGKGPVAEKGSTVQVHFDCIYRGITAVSSRESKLLAGNRIIAQPYEFKVGATPGKERKREYVDNPNGLFSAQAAPKPPPAMYYITEGMKVGGKRTVIVPPEAGYGQKGMNEIPISVCSQEPNSS; encoded by the exons ATGGGTTCAGCTTCAGCCACTATTCTACATAGATGGATCCTTGATTTTCATAAACTAATCTTCTGTCCCAAATGCACTGCCAATCAAACCCTAAACACAAACCAGCTCGTTGTATCAGTGCCCATTTCCAGAAGGAGTGCCATATTGCTCTCTTCGGTGCCTACTCTCAATCTCATTCCACTGCCCCATTTCTCTGAGGCGGGAGCCAGGGAGAGACGCAACAAGAAGACCATCCCCATTGAAGACTATCTCACCACCC CTGAGGGATTGAAGTACTATGATATTGTGGAAGGCAAGGGTCCAGTAGCAGAGAAAGGATCAACTGTACAG GTGCACTTTGACTGCATATATCGTGGTATTACTGCTGTTTCAAGTCGGGAGTCTAAGCTTTTAGCTGGGAATCGCATCATTGCCCAG CCATATGAATTCAAGGTTGGAGCTACTCCGGGGAAGGAAAGGAAACGGGAATATGTAGATAATCCAAATGGTCTATTTTCAGCACAAGCCGCACCAAAGCCCCCACCAGCTATGTATTATATCACAGAAGGAATGAAAGTTGGGGGCAAG AGGACTGTCATTGTTCCTCCAGAGGCAGGGTATGGGCAGAAAGGAATGAATGAGATCCCG ATTTCTGTCTGCAGCCAGGAGCCGAATTCGAGCTAA
- the LOC108483560 gene encoding dolichyl-diphosphooligosaccharide--protein glycosyltransferase subunit 1A-like isoform X2 has protein sequence MGISRFVLLVFTISMLASPALSDLVLSKVDRRIYLTSHIVRISSTLEVENAGPETVSKVLLAFPDLQAQNLAYLMASPHEAKAKFKGLTVGASFTFDVLAVFTHALRPMPEQIGQADIQLVLYQDSAYYLSPYVVKVQSLSLKLPDSRIESYTTLESTKVQGSEIKYGPYENLPAFSSSPITVHFQNNLPFTIAQELVREIEISHWGNVLVTEHYKLIHGGAQSKGEFSRLEPQARENVQDPSAIRYLVAHLPPRAHSVYYRDAIGNISTSHLRGDSKKAELLIEPRYPMFGGWRTAFTIGYGLPLQDCLYESEGRRFLNITFSSPVIELVIDTLIVKVVLPEGSSDISVAAPFFMKQWQETKISHLDIVGRPVVVLEKTNLVPEHNQYFQVYYKFNRLSMLREPLMLISGIFLFFVACIVYMHADTSISKFSASYLAKQQWEEVRVAIQHVHNIICQCLATHDKLEASLRDLSRTGEVQACKAARKSTDGLLKELSKELKPLMTFLQSSPSAVQVLSKVEELVAKERELLEKLMAKHSTAVEAYDKKSGARDIESRIALQQQKITALRQEVDDLLEFIDEI, from the exons ATGGGGATTTCGAGGTTTGTTTTACTCGTGTTTACGATCTCAATGCTGGCATCTCCGGCACTCTCCGATCTGGTTCTCTCCAAAGTCGATCGACGT ATTTATTTGACATCCCACATTGTTCGAATTTCTTCAACTTTAGAG GTGGAGAATGCAGGTCCAGAGACTGTGTCTAAGGTTTTGTTGGCTTTTCCTGACCTTCAAGCCCAAAACTTGGCATATTTGATGGCTTCCCCGCATGAAGCCAAAGCGAAATTCAAA GGATTAACCGTGGGCGCTAGCTTCACTTTTGATGTCTTGGCTGTATTTACCCATGCCTTGCGACCTATGCCCGAGCAAATCGGTCAGGCTGATATTCAGCTTGTACTGTACCAGGATAGTGCATACTATCTGTCTCCTTATGTTGTCAAGGTCCAGTCTCTAAGTCTTAAGCTGCCTGATTCTAGAATTGAATCCTATACAACACTGGAGAGCACAAAGGTCCAGGGTTCAGAAATCAAATATGGTCCTTATGAGAATCTCCCTGCATTCTCATCCTCACCTATAACCGTTCATTTCCAAAACAATCTGCCCTTCACTATTGCTCAGGAATTGGTGAGAGAAATAGAAATATCCCATTGGGGTAATGTGCTGGTCACTGAGCATTACAAACTCATCCATGGTGGTGCGCAAAGCAAGGGTGAATTTTCCAG GCTTGAACCCCAAGccagagaaaatgttcaagatcCTTCAGCCATTAGGTATCTTGTTGCACATTTGCCTCCAAGGGCTCATTCTGTTTACTACAGGGATGCAATTGGCAATATATCTACATCCCATCTGCGGGGTGACTCCAAAAAG GCAGAATTATTGATCGAACCAAGGTATCCCATGTTTGGTGGCTGGAGAACAGCTTTCACCATTGGATATGGCTTGCCACTTCAGGACTGTTTGTATGAATCAGAGGGGAGGCGCTTTCTTAACATTACATTTAGTAGCCCAGTGATTGAGTTGGTTATTGATACTCTAATTGTGAAG GTTGTGTTGCCTGAAGGTTCCAGTGACATATCTGTAGCAGCTCCATTTTTCATGAAGCAGTGGCAAGAG ACCAAAATCTCCCACTTGGATATTGTTGGTAGACCAGTAGTTGTGTTGGAAAAGACCAATCTTGTGCCAGAGCACAATCAATATTTTCAG GTCTATTACAAATTCAACAGATTATCAATGCTTAGAGAGCCACTGATGTTAATTTcaggaattttcttattttttgttGCTTGCATTGTTTACATGCATGCTGATACATCAATCTCCAAGTTTTCTGCTTCTTATTTAGCAAAACAGCAGTGGGAAGAG GTTCGGGTTGCGATTCAGCATGTTCATAATATCATATGCCAGTGCTTGGCAACACATGATAAGCTGGAAGCATCTCTACGCGACCTTTCCAGGACAGGGGAGGTGCAAGCTTGTAAGGCTGCTCGAAAATCTACTGATGGTTTGTTAAAAGAGCTGTCAAAAGAGTTGAAACCGTTGATGACCTTCTTGCAATCTTCCCCATCAGCTGTTCAAGTATTATCCAAG GTGGAGGAGCTGGTGGCTAAGGAGAGAGAATTGCTAGAAAAGTTGATGGCGAAGCACTCAACAGCAGTGGAGGCCTATGATAAGAAGTCAGGGGCCCGGGATATTGAGAGCCGGATTGCTTTGCAGCAACAGAAAATTACAGCATTGAGGCAGGAAGTTGATGATCTTCTCGAGTTcattgatgaaatatga
- the LOC108483561 gene encoding peptidyl-prolyl cis-trans isomerase FKBP18, chloroplastic isoform X1 → MGSASATILHRWILDFHKLIFCPKCTANQTLNTNQLVVSVPISRRSAILLSSVPTLNLIPLPHFSEAGARERRNKKTIPIEDYLTTPEGLKYYDIVEGKGPVAEKGSTVQVHFDCIYRGITAVSSRESKLLAGNRIIAQPYEFKVGATPGKERKREYVDNPNGLFSAQAAPKPPPAMYYITEGMKVGGKRTVIVPPEAGYGQKGMNEIPPGAEFELNIELLQVMPPPEN, encoded by the exons ATGGGTTCAGCTTCAGCCACTATTCTACATAGATGGATCCTTGATTTTCATAAACTAATCTTCTGTCCCAAATGCACTGCCAATCAAACCCTAAACACAAACCAGCTCGTTGTATCAGTGCCCATTTCCAGAAGGAGTGCCATATTGCTCTCTTCGGTGCCTACTCTCAATCTCATTCCACTGCCCCATTTCTCTGAGGCGGGAGCCAGGGAGAGACGCAACAAGAAGACCATCCCCATTGAAGACTATCTCACCACCC CTGAGGGATTGAAGTACTATGATATTGTGGAAGGCAAGGGTCCAGTAGCAGAGAAAGGATCAACTGTACAG GTGCACTTTGACTGCATATATCGTGGTATTACTGCTGTTTCAAGTCGGGAGTCTAAGCTTTTAGCTGGGAATCGCATCATTGCCCAG CCATATGAATTCAAGGTTGGAGCTACTCCGGGGAAGGAAAGGAAACGGGAATATGTAGATAATCCAAATGGTCTATTTTCAGCACAAGCCGCACCAAAGCCCCCACCAGCTATGTATTATATCACAGAAGGAATGAAAGTTGGGGGCAAG AGGACTGTCATTGTTCCTCCAGAGGCAGGGTATGGGCAGAAAGGAATGAATGAGATCCCG CCAGGAGCCGAATTCGAGCTAAATATTGAGCTTTTGCAAGTGATGCCACCCCCAGAGAATTAA
- the LOC108483560 gene encoding dolichyl-diphosphooligosaccharide--protein glycosyltransferase subunit 1A-like isoform X1, which produces MGISRFVLLVFTISMLASPALSDLVLSKVDRRIYLTSHIVRISSTLEVENAGPETVSKVLLAFPDLQAQNLAYLMASPHEAKAKFKVSVVSFPIDVVKPEDMPPGVTFYSVSLPQGLTVGASFTFDVLAVFTHALRPMPEQIGQADIQLVLYQDSAYYLSPYVVKVQSLSLKLPDSRIESYTTLESTKVQGSEIKYGPYENLPAFSSSPITVHFQNNLPFTIAQELVREIEISHWGNVLVTEHYKLIHGGAQSKGEFSRLEPQARENVQDPSAIRYLVAHLPPRAHSVYYRDAIGNISTSHLRGDSKKAELLIEPRYPMFGGWRTAFTIGYGLPLQDCLYESEGRRFLNITFSSPVIELVIDTLIVKVVLPEGSSDISVAAPFFMKQWQETKISHLDIVGRPVVVLEKTNLVPEHNQYFQVYYKFNRLSMLREPLMLISGIFLFFVACIVYMHADTSISKFSASYLAKQQWEEVRVAIQHVHNIICQCLATHDKLEASLRDLSRTGEVQACKAARKSTDGLLKELSKELKPLMTFLQSSPSAVQVLSKVEELVAKERELLEKLMAKHSTAVEAYDKKSGARDIESRIALQQQKITALRQEVDDLLEFIDEI; this is translated from the exons ATGGGGATTTCGAGGTTTGTTTTACTCGTGTTTACGATCTCAATGCTGGCATCTCCGGCACTCTCCGATCTGGTTCTCTCCAAAGTCGATCGACGT ATTTATTTGACATCCCACATTGTTCGAATTTCTTCAACTTTAGAG GTGGAGAATGCAGGTCCAGAGACTGTGTCTAAGGTTTTGTTGGCTTTTCCTGACCTTCAAGCCCAAAACTTGGCATATTTGATGGCTTCCCCGCATGAAGCCAAAGCGAAATTCAAAGTCTCTGTTGTTTCTTTCCCTATTGATGTCGTCAAACCAGAAGATATGCCTCCTGGTGTAACATTCTATTCGGTATCATTGCCACAGGGATTAACCGTGGGCGCTAGCTTCACTTTTGATGTCTTGGCTGTATTTACCCATGCCTTGCGACCTATGCCCGAGCAAATCGGTCAGGCTGATATTCAGCTTGTACTGTACCAGGATAGTGCATACTATCTGTCTCCTTATGTTGTCAAGGTCCAGTCTCTAAGTCTTAAGCTGCCTGATTCTAGAATTGAATCCTATACAACACTGGAGAGCACAAAGGTCCAGGGTTCAGAAATCAAATATGGTCCTTATGAGAATCTCCCTGCATTCTCATCCTCACCTATAACCGTTCATTTCCAAAACAATCTGCCCTTCACTATTGCTCAGGAATTGGTGAGAGAAATAGAAATATCCCATTGGGGTAATGTGCTGGTCACTGAGCATTACAAACTCATCCATGGTGGTGCGCAAAGCAAGGGTGAATTTTCCAG GCTTGAACCCCAAGccagagaaaatgttcaagatcCTTCAGCCATTAGGTATCTTGTTGCACATTTGCCTCCAAGGGCTCATTCTGTTTACTACAGGGATGCAATTGGCAATATATCTACATCCCATCTGCGGGGTGACTCCAAAAAG GCAGAATTATTGATCGAACCAAGGTATCCCATGTTTGGTGGCTGGAGAACAGCTTTCACCATTGGATATGGCTTGCCACTTCAGGACTGTTTGTATGAATCAGAGGGGAGGCGCTTTCTTAACATTACATTTAGTAGCCCAGTGATTGAGTTGGTTATTGATACTCTAATTGTGAAG GTTGTGTTGCCTGAAGGTTCCAGTGACATATCTGTAGCAGCTCCATTTTTCATGAAGCAGTGGCAAGAG ACCAAAATCTCCCACTTGGATATTGTTGGTAGACCAGTAGTTGTGTTGGAAAAGACCAATCTTGTGCCAGAGCACAATCAATATTTTCAG GTCTATTACAAATTCAACAGATTATCAATGCTTAGAGAGCCACTGATGTTAATTTcaggaattttcttattttttgttGCTTGCATTGTTTACATGCATGCTGATACATCAATCTCCAAGTTTTCTGCTTCTTATTTAGCAAAACAGCAGTGGGAAGAG GTTCGGGTTGCGATTCAGCATGTTCATAATATCATATGCCAGTGCTTGGCAACACATGATAAGCTGGAAGCATCTCTACGCGACCTTTCCAGGACAGGGGAGGTGCAAGCTTGTAAGGCTGCTCGAAAATCTACTGATGGTTTGTTAAAAGAGCTGTCAAAAGAGTTGAAACCGTTGATGACCTTCTTGCAATCTTCCCCATCAGCTGTTCAAGTATTATCCAAG GTGGAGGAGCTGGTGGCTAAGGAGAGAGAATTGCTAGAAAAGTTGATGGCGAAGCACTCAACAGCAGTGGAGGCCTATGATAAGAAGTCAGGGGCCCGGGATATTGAGAGCCGGATTGCTTTGCAGCAACAGAAAATTACAGCATTGAGGCAGGAAGTTGATGATCTTCTCGAGTTcattgatgaaatatga